Below is a genomic region from Campylobacter geochelonis.
CTCTGTGGCAAGGGATGATAATTGGAATGCTATTTTTAGCATTTGCGCTTCCTACGGCTCTGCATGCCTTAACTTTGCCGATTTTAGTGGCGATATCTTTGTAAGAACAAATTTGCCCATAAGGAATTTCTAAAAGCGCTTTATAGACATCTTGTTGAAATTTAGTCCCTTTTATATAAATTTTTGTTTTAAACTCTTTTAAATTTCCTTTAAAATACTCTTCAAGTTCGCTTAAGCATAACTTTAAGTTTTGATTTTTAAATTCGCTTTTTCTATACTCTTTGACAAAATTTATCTCACAAATCCCCATTTCATCGCCTTTTATCTCAAGTATACAAAATGGCATTTTTAAATACACAGTTTCCATAAACGACCTTTTTTAAAATTTTCTTAATATATCAAATTTAAACATAAACTTATTTTAATATTTGGTTACAACTGATAGAATTACAAAGATATTTTATTTTAAGGATAGAAAGATGAGTTTTTTTACAGAGTATGAGAAACACGCAAAAGAGCGAACAGCTCTTGGTATCCCACCGCTTCCGTTAAATGCAGATCAGACTGAGCAAGTCTGTAAGTTGCTTAAAAATGGCGATTCGCGTTCAGATGAGTTAGTAAATTTACTAGAAACTCGCGTAAATCCAGGTGTTGATGATGCTGCAAAGGTCAAAGCTGAGTTTTTAAACGAGATTTTAAATCATGGGTTAAAAGTTGAGTCTATAAGCAAAGAAAAAGCAATTTCTATGCTTAAAACCATGCTTGGCGGATACAATGTCATAGTCTTAATCGCATGTTTAAAAAGTAGCGATGAGAGCGTTGCAAAAGAGGCTAGTGAGGCGTTAAAAGATATAATTTTTGTGCATGATTATTTTAATGATGTAGCAGAACTTTCTAAAACAAACAAATTTGCCCTCGATGTGCTAAATTCGTGGGCTAAGGCAGAGTGGTTTATAAAAAAACCAGCTATTAAAGAAAAAATCGAAGCTGTAGTTTTTAAAGTCCCAGGAGAGACAAATACAGATGATTTAAGCCCTGCAAGCGAGGCATTTAGCCGTTCAGACATACCACTTCACGCACTAGCAATGCTTGGAAAAAGACAAGAAAATGCACTAGCTGACATTCAAAGACTTAGAAAAACAGGCAAAAGTGTTGCTTATGTAGGCGATGTGGTTGGAACTGGAAGTAGTCGAAAAAGCGGTATAAACTCGATTCAATGGCATATGGGTGAAGAGATTGATGGTGTGCCAAACAAAAAAACAGGCGGTATTATCATAGGTTCAACAATCGCTCCTATTTTCTTTAACACAGCCGAAGATAGCGGTGCGTTGCCAATAATTGCCAATGTCGATGGGCTTGAAATGGGCGATGAGATTGAAATTTATCCATATAAAGGCGAGATTGTAAAAAACGGAAAAGTTATATCTTTTAGTCTTACACCAAACACAATCAGCGATGAAGTTAGAGCTGGTGGGCGAATTCCACTTATCATCGGTCGCTCTCTTGCGCAAAAAGCTAGAGAGGCGCTAAATTTAGGTGCTGAAGATATCTTTACCAAACCAGAACAACCAGCAAGTAGCGCAAACGAAGGCTATACTCTAGCTCAAAAAATGGTAGGAAGAGCTTGTGGTGTTGGGGGCGTAAGAGCCGGTATGTATGTCGAGCCAATCACGCTAACTGTAGGCTCGCAAGACACAACAGGACCTATGACAAGAGATGAAATTAAAGAGCTTGCAAGCTTAGGCTTTGGCGCTGATTTTGTTCTTCAAAGCTTTTGTCATACAGCAGCATATCCAAAACCAAGCGATGCGATTTTACATAAAACTTTGCCAAATTTTATGAGTAGTCGTGGTGGCGTAGCACTTCGCCCAGGAGATGGTGTAATCCACTCATGGCTTAACAGAATGGTACTTCCTGATACAGTCGGCACTGGAGGAGATTCGCACACTAGATTTCCAATCGGCATAAGTTTTCCAGCTGGTTCTGGACTTGTTGCGTTTGCTGCGGTTTTAGGTGCAATGCCACTTAATATGCCAGAGTCGATTTTAGTCAGATTTAAAGGCCAGATGCAACCAGGAATCACGCTAAGAGATTTGGTAAATGCGATACCTTATTACGCCATTAAAATGGGACTTTTAACAGTTGAAAAGAAAAACAAAAAGAATATTTTTGCAGGAAAAGTACTTGAAATCGAGGGTTTGAGTGATCTTAAGGTCGAGCAAGCATTTGAGCTAAGTGATGCTTCAGCTGAAAGAAGCGCAGCAGCGTGCGCCGTCGCACTTAATAAAGAGCCGGTTATCGAATATATTAAATCAAACATAGTTTTAATCGATGCTATGGTAAAAGATGGCTATGAATGCTCTAAAACGCTACTTCGCCGTAAAGAAAAGATGGAAAAATGGTTAGAAAATCCAACTCTTTTAAAAGCCGATAAAAACGCAAAATACTCTCAAATCATCGAAATTGATATGAATGAGATAAAAGAGCCGATTTTGGCATGTCCAAACGATCCTGATGATGTGGCGACTTTGAGTGAAATTTTGGCTGATTCAAATCGCCCTAAAAACATAGATGAAGTTTTTGTTGGAAGCTGTATGACAAATATCGGGCATTACAGAGCTTTAGGTGAAGTTTTAAAAGGCGAGGGTCAAGTGCCGGTTCGCTTGTGGGTCGTGCCGCCAACTAAAATGGATGAAGCGCAACTTAGAGATGAGGGCTACTACGCACTTTTTGGAGCAGCAGGAGCTAGAACGGAAGTTCCAGGATGCTCACTTTGTATGGGAAATCAAGCAAGAGTAGCTGATAATGCGGTTGTGTTTTCAACCTCAACTAGAAACTTTGATAACCGCATGGGAATGGGTGCAAAAGTCTATCTAGGAAGTGCAGAATTAGCTGCGGTTTGTGCTATGCTAGGGCGTTTGCCAAGCGTTGAGGAATACTTACAAATCGTTCCTAAAAAACTAGCCGGTAAAGAAGAAGCAGTTTATAAATACCTAAATTTTGATAAAATTAAAGGGTATAAACTAGGCTCTGGCTTAGTTTAACAGACAAAATATAAAAAATAATTTACCTAAATTTGCCTTTTTGGTTAAAATTTAGGTAAAATTCCAATCTAAATAAATTTTTTTGGAGTTACTATGAGGTTTATCGTTGCGATTTTATCTTTGTCTATCTTCTTGATGGCTGATATTTGTAGCGATATCAAAGCCAACCCAAATGCGTTTTTTTCAAATCCACTAAATTTAGCTTCCATAGATAAAAATTTCAAATGCGGATATATGTTTGAAAATTTACAAAATTTAGAAAACACAACTATGCAAATTCGTGGCGTTAGTATTGATTGTGATGGAAATAGCGCTATAGAGTATCAAAACAGCTTCAAGCAACTTATCGCAAAAGCACTTCTTGCTCCTGAAATTTACAAACGCGGACTAAATGATGCTAAAACTAGTGATGAGATTGTAAATAAAAACCGAGATTATTTCCAAATTTGGGCTAGTGAGAGCTTATATAACTTCTTAAAACAAGGTGAGTTTAACTCATACTATCAAGTTGGTGTTCCTATGCTGGTTGATTACTATAAAGATGAGTTTGGTTATGACGAAGCAAGTGCTATTTTTTACGCAAACCGCGTTGCAAACGAGTATTTAGGTGCAGCAGTTGGAAGTAGAAAAGATAAATTTAGCTTTAGCGAGCTTGATAAAATCATGCTTAACAAAAACTCAGATGATAATATGCTAATCGAGTATCTTTTTGTTAAAAAACCAGACCTATCAGAGCTAAATAGTGCGCTTAAAATCGCGATTTTAGAAAATAGAAGCATTAGGTTTTTAGAAATTTTGCTGGATTATGGTGCAGAGATAAACTCTGGTTATGAAAGCGCACTGTTTTTCTCGCTTAAAAATCTTGCTATAGTGAAATTTTTGCTACAAAATGGGGCTGATATAAACTATAAAAACGCCTTTGGAAAGACTGCGCTTTTTTATGCGGTTGAGTTTAAAGATGAAAATTTAGTAAATTTGCTTATAGAAAATGGCGCAGATGTAAATGCTAAAATCATCTCAAGCTACCAAAAGATGGCGCTTGTTTCGACTACTGGAGGCTTGCCATTTGAGCTTTGCGCGCTTAATCACACCTCAAAATCACTTCTAATGCACGCAGCCAAGTATTCAAATTTAAAGATAGTAAAAACGCTTATAAAAAATGGCGCAAAAATCGATGATATAGATGATATAGGCTTTAACTTAGCTGATTTTGCTGCGCTTAATGATGATAAAAATGTCTTAAACTATATCCGAACTTTAGGGATAAATGAGAGTAAAAAAACAGGAGATCAAGATGAATAAAACAGCGTTTATAACAGGTGCAACTTCAGGTTTTGGTGAGGCTAGCGCAAAGGCTTTAGCGCGCGATGGATACAATATCATCATTTTAGGTAGGCGAAAAGATAGGCTTGAAAAACTTGCAAATGAGTTAAAACCTACAAAAACTCATATTATCAAAGCTGATGTTAGAGATAAAGATGCGATTTTAAGCGCTGTTGAGGCTTTGCCAGAAGAATTTAAACGTATAGAAATTTTAGTAAATAACGCAGGATTGGCTCTTGGTCAAGAAAAAGTTCTTGATGCAAGTTTAGATGACTTTGAAACGATGATTGATACAAATATAAAAGGGCTTTTATACGTTACAAAGGCAGTTTTACCGATAATGAGCGCGCAAAAATCAGGCTATATTTTTAACATCGGCTCAATTGCTGGAAACTGGCCATATCCTGGTGGCAACGTTTATGGCGCTACAAAGGCGTTTGTAAAGCAGTTTAGCTTTAATTTGCGAAATGATATAAAAGGGACAAATATCCGCGTTACAAATATCGAACCAGGTATCGCAAAAACTGAATTTAGTCTTGTGAGATTTAAAGGCGATGAGGCAAAAAGCGAGGCTGTTTATGATGGGACAAAATACCTTGTAGCTGATGATATCGCGCGTATTATAAGTGATTGTGCTAAGATGCCAGCTCATGTAAATATAAACTCGCTTGAAGTCATGGCGACAACGCAGACTTGGGCTGGGTTTGCTTTTGAAAGATAGCATTTGGAGTGTAAATTTACTAACTTGTGCGGAAGCTGCACGCTAAATTTAACTTACGATGAGCAAAAAGCTTATAAATTAGAAAAAATTAGGTCTAAATTTAAAGAGTTTTATGGCGGCGAAATAGAGTTTTTCAACTCAAACCAAAAGCACTATAGAACGCGCGCTGAGTTTGGCTTGTATCACGAAAACGATGAGCTAAGCTATACGATGAATGGCAAATCGCAAAAATATCTAAAGATAGATCAATGCCCAAAAGTTGATATAAAAATTGCAAATTTAATGCCAAATTTGCTTAAAAAACTAAAAGAAAATCAAGCGTTAAAACACAAAATTTTTGGCGTAGAATTTATAGCGACAAAAGATGAAATTTTGGTTATTTTGCTATATCATAAGGATATTTTAAGTATAGAGAAAGAGCTTTTAAATTTAAAAAAAGAGCTTGAAATAAACCTTATAGCAAGATCGCGCGGTAAAAAGCTAGTTTTTGGAAGTGATACTTTGCGCGATACTTTGGTGGTTGATGGACGTGAGTTTTACTATCAGTTTGGAGATGGTGCGTTTATCCAACCAAACAAAATGGTAAATGAAAAGATGATAAGTTGGGCTAGAGGTTGCGTTAGTGATGATAAATCTAATGAGCTTTTTGAGATGTATTGTGGACATGGAAATTTTACGATTCCACTTAGTGCTAAGTTTAAAAAAGTTTTAGCAAACGAGATAAGTAAAAGTTCGATTAAAAATGCGCTTAAAAACTGCGAGTTAAACGGCGTGGAAAATATCAAATTTGTCCGTATGTCAAGCGAAGAAATCATCGAAGCTTTTAACGGACGTGAGTTTGTACGCTTAAAAGGTATAGATATAAATGAGTATAAATTTAGCCATATCTTAGTTGATCCGCCTCGCGCGGGACTTGAAAAAAGCGTTATGGAATTTATGAAAAACTATGAAAATATCATCTATATATCCTGTAATCCAGATACTCTGCGCGAAAATTTAACCACGCTTTGCAAAACCCATAAGGTGGTAAAATTCGCTCTTTTTGACCAGTTTGCGCATACTGAACATGTGGAGTGCGGAGTGTTGTTAGAAAAGCAATAGCTTTAATTTATTTTTATACGAAAAGGCTTTAAATTTTGGATAATTTGATATTTTAGAACACTTTTATATCGTTTAAGGTTAGTATAAAAGGCGAAAAATTATAAATTTAAGCAAGAAAAATATAGTATTGATTTACTAAATTTATCAAATTCGTGAAATTTTAAATCCCTTAAAAGCTTTTTAATACCTAAATTTCGATATAATCAAAGCTATATTTTTTAAAAAGAGAAGTAAATTTATGAAAAGCATTTTGCAAAATGCAAAAACCATCGCTATTGTGGGCTTAAGCCCAGACCAAAGCAAACCAAGCCATAAAGTGGCTAAATATATGCAAGAAAAAGGGTATAAAATTTATCCAATTTATCCTAAATTTGATACAATTTTAGATGAGAAAGTTTATAGAAATTTAAGTGATATAAAAGATGAGATTGATATAGTTGTGATGTTTAGAAAAGGCGAATTTGCCGATGTTTTGGTTGATGAAGTTATAGAAAAAGGCGCAAAAACTTTTTGGCTTCAGCTTGATATAACAAATGAAAACGCTAAAGAAAAAGCCCTAAAAAACGGACTAAATTTTATCCAAGATAAGTGCATTATGATAGAACATATGAGATATTTTAACTGATATAAGAGGAATTTATGGTAGATTTAAACAAGATAGTTCAAGCAAAAAGAACGATAGCAAATTTTGTAAACAAAACGCCATTTGTCTTAGCTACAAAGCTTAGCAAGATTTATGAAAGCGAAGTTTACCTAAAAAAAGAGAACCTTCAAAGAACTGGTGCTTATAAAATCAGAGGTGCGTATAACAAGATAGCAAATTTAAGCAAAGAAGAAAAAGCAAAAGGCGTAGTTTGCGCAAGTGCTGGAAACCACGCTCAAGGCGTTGCTATAAGTGCAAGGGAATTTGGTATAAAAGCAGTTATTATTATGCCAGAAGCAACACCGCTTTTAAAAGTCAGTGGCGTAAGAGAGCTTGGGGCGAGCATTATCTTAAAAGGTGATAACTTCGATGAGGCTTATGCTTATGCGCTTGAGTTTGCTAAAGAGAGCGAAATGGTTTTCATCCATCCTTTTGATGATGAGTTTGTTCAAGCTGGGCAAGGAACTATCGCGCTTGAAATGCTTGAAGATGCGCCTGAGCTTGATTATATCATCGTGCCAGTTGGCGGTGGTGGGCTTATAAGTGGCGTTGCAAGCTGTGCTAAGCAGATAAATCCAGATATAAAAATCATAGCCGTTGGCGCAAAGGGCGCTCCTGCGATGTATGAAAGTTATAAGGCTAAAAAACCGATTAACTCAAAAAGTGTTAAAACCATAGCAGATGGCATTTGCGTGCGAGATGCAAGCCCTATAACGCTAGAGCATATCATAGAAAATGTCGATGAGTTCGTGCAAGTTGATGATGATGAAATCGCAAGTGCGATACTTTATCTACTAGAACATCAAAAAATCATCGTAGAAGGCGCTGGAGCCGTTGGCGTG
It encodes:
- a CDS encoding SDR family NAD(P)-dependent oxidoreductase; the encoded protein is MNKTAFITGATSGFGEASAKALARDGYNIIILGRRKDRLEKLANELKPTKTHIIKADVRDKDAILSAVEALPEEFKRIEILVNNAGLALGQEKVLDASLDDFETMIDTNIKGLLYVTKAVLPIMSAQKSGYIFNIGSIAGNWPYPGGNVYGATKAFVKQFSFNLRNDIKGTNIRVTNIEPGIAKTEFSLVRFKGDEAKSEAVYDGTKYLVADDIARIISDCAKMPAHVNINSLEVMATTQTWAGFAFER
- a CDS encoding CoA-binding protein, which gives rise to MKSILQNAKTIAIVGLSPDQSKPSHKVAKYMQEKGYKIYPIYPKFDTILDEKVYRNLSDIKDEIDIVVMFRKGEFADVLVDEVIEKGAKTFWLQLDITNENAKEKALKNGLNFIQDKCIMIEHMRYFN
- a CDS encoding ankyrin repeat domain-containing protein, with product MRFIVAILSLSIFLMADICSDIKANPNAFFSNPLNLASIDKNFKCGYMFENLQNLENTTMQIRGVSIDCDGNSAIEYQNSFKQLIAKALLAPEIYKRGLNDAKTSDEIVNKNRDYFQIWASESLYNFLKQGEFNSYYQVGVPMLVDYYKDEFGYDEASAIFYANRVANEYLGAAVGSRKDKFSFSELDKIMLNKNSDDNMLIEYLFVKKPDLSELNSALKIAILENRSIRFLEILLDYGAEINSGYESALFFSLKNLAIVKFLLQNGADINYKNAFGKTALFYAVEFKDENLVNLLIENGADVNAKIISSYQKMALVSTTGGLPFELCALNHTSKSLLMHAAKYSNLKIVKTLIKNGAKIDDIDDIGFNLADFAALNDDKNVLNYIRTLGINESKKTGDQDE
- a CDS encoding methylated-DNA--[protein]-cysteine S-methyltransferase, which gives rise to METVYLKMPFCILEIKGDEMGICEINFVKEYRKSEFKNQNLKLCLSELEEYFKGNLKEFKTKIYIKGTKFQQDVYKALLEIPYGQICSYKDIATKIGKVKACRAVGSANAKNSIPIIIPCHRVVGKNGFGGYSGGDGTNGLEIKRFLLSLEGVDVSKFK
- the ilvA gene encoding threonine ammonia-lyase, which translates into the protein MVDLNKIVQAKRTIANFVNKTPFVLATKLSKIYESEVYLKKENLQRTGAYKIRGAYNKIANLSKEEKAKGVVCASAGNHAQGVAISAREFGIKAVIIMPEATPLLKVSGVRELGASIILKGDNFDEAYAYALEFAKESEMVFIHPFDDEFVQAGQGTIALEMLEDAPELDYIIVPVGGGGLISGVASCAKQINPDIKIIAVGAKGAPAMYESYKAKKPINSKSVKTIADGICVRDASPITLEHIIENVDEFVQVDDDEIASAILYLLEHQKIIVEGAGAVGVAALMNAKFKYKAGAKIGIILSGGNIDVQMLNIIIEKGLVKSQRKMTINVTLIDKPGALMKLTDVLKQANANIVKIDYDRFSTNLEYGDAAITITLETKGKNHQESVADALHSNGYEFRQIF
- the trmA gene encoding tRNA (uridine(54)-C5)-methyltransferase TrmA → MECKFTNLCGSCTLNLTYDEQKAYKLEKIRSKFKEFYGGEIEFFNSNQKHYRTRAEFGLYHENDELSYTMNGKSQKYLKIDQCPKVDIKIANLMPNLLKKLKENQALKHKIFGVEFIATKDEILVILLYHKDILSIEKELLNLKKELEINLIARSRGKKLVFGSDTLRDTLVVDGREFYYQFGDGAFIQPNKMVNEKMISWARGCVSDDKSNELFEMYCGHGNFTIPLSAKFKKVLANEISKSSIKNALKNCELNGVENIKFVRMSSEEIIEAFNGREFVRLKGIDINEYKFSHILVDPPRAGLEKSVMEFMKNYENIIYISCNPDTLRENLTTLCKTHKVVKFALFDQFAHTEHVECGVLLEKQ
- a CDS encoding bifunctional aconitate hydratase 2/2-methylisocitrate dehydratase, with amino-acid sequence MSFFTEYEKHAKERTALGIPPLPLNADQTEQVCKLLKNGDSRSDELVNLLETRVNPGVDDAAKVKAEFLNEILNHGLKVESISKEKAISMLKTMLGGYNVIVLIACLKSSDESVAKEASEALKDIIFVHDYFNDVAELSKTNKFALDVLNSWAKAEWFIKKPAIKEKIEAVVFKVPGETNTDDLSPASEAFSRSDIPLHALAMLGKRQENALADIQRLRKTGKSVAYVGDVVGTGSSRKSGINSIQWHMGEEIDGVPNKKTGGIIIGSTIAPIFFNTAEDSGALPIIANVDGLEMGDEIEIYPYKGEIVKNGKVISFSLTPNTISDEVRAGGRIPLIIGRSLAQKAREALNLGAEDIFTKPEQPASSANEGYTLAQKMVGRACGVGGVRAGMYVEPITLTVGSQDTTGPMTRDEIKELASLGFGADFVLQSFCHTAAYPKPSDAILHKTLPNFMSSRGGVALRPGDGVIHSWLNRMVLPDTVGTGGDSHTRFPIGISFPAGSGLVAFAAVLGAMPLNMPESILVRFKGQMQPGITLRDLVNAIPYYAIKMGLLTVEKKNKKNIFAGKVLEIEGLSDLKVEQAFELSDASAERSAAACAVALNKEPVIEYIKSNIVLIDAMVKDGYECSKTLLRRKEKMEKWLENPTLLKADKNAKYSQIIEIDMNEIKEPILACPNDPDDVATLSEILADSNRPKNIDEVFVGSCMTNIGHYRALGEVLKGEGQVPVRLWVVPPTKMDEAQLRDEGYYALFGAAGARTEVPGCSLCMGNQARVADNAVVFSTSTRNFDNRMGMGAKVYLGSAELAAVCAMLGRLPSVEEYLQIVPKKLAGKEEAVYKYLNFDKIKGYKLGSGLV